A region from the Lolium perenne isolate Kyuss_39 chromosome 4, Kyuss_2.0, whole genome shotgun sequence genome encodes:
- the LOC127332172 gene encoding uncharacterized protein isoform X1 — MAPKPAGKQPLPDDHRLVRMMPAKLSGHPEIEKQAVRLIVEDETIGGSGGAYRAKLLYGDRHPENCVALCRKRSRAFEVFEVLNACSHPNIAKPIGVWENEAKKLGYIVFQNFDGALSSVPTQVIFEVENLLEPKPAMHGFSEKGFNILWDLMSAVNYVNDHYQQEPSQTENYLPLKSLRMEACTVFFQLKEEGDYLVLLTDFEIDTGESSQNIKGHKRRGAKAKARTSGEQPDVHQIRTRNWNNMGEYISQLCAGCSANFEVTHLIDSLKNEAAKYDDLLWEAGLWDLTTKIYFLHEIFWCYDKAPGLKADLNERLPLGLQSCIIKLNVREKANNELSGVTPPIMNEWSLYKSLHFLRVFLFAHQADILEKYSGPKGDIQDRKSAERFVLEHKSDYMVRIIEEIRDLKWIKTSPYLRSRHNYMIERHHPQEM, encoded by the exons ATGGCTCCAAAACCCGCTGGAAAACAGCCGCTTCCAGATGATCATCGTCTAGTACGGAT GATGCCTGCTAAACTTTCTGGACATCCTGAGATTGAAAAACAAGCTGTCAGACTTATAGTAGAGGATGAAACTATTGGAGGTTCAGGAGGAGCTTACCGTGCCAAGTTGCTTTATGGAGACCGGCATCCTGAAAACTGTGTTGCACTGTGTAGAAAAAGATCGCGtgcctttgaagtatttgaagttCTAAATGCATGCTCTCATCCGAATATTGCAAAACCAATTGGAGTCTGGGAAAATGAAGCTAAGAAGTTAGGCTATATTGTTTTTCAGAATTTTGATGGAGCACTCAGCTCAGTTCCAACACAGGTTATTTTTGAAGTGGAGAACCTATTAGAACCGAAGCCAGCCATGCACGGATTTTCGGAGAAAGGATTCAACATCTTGTG GGATCTCATGTCAGCTGTCAACTATGTTAATGATCATTATCAACAAGAACCATCTCAGACTGAGAATTATCTTCCTTTGAAGTCTCTGAGAATGGAAGCCTGTACTGTTTTCTTTCAACTGAAAGAGGAAGGGGACTATCTGGTGCTGCTAACTGATTTTGAGATCGACACTGGAGAAAGTAGTCAAAACATCAAGGGACATAAAAGAAGGGGGGCGAAAGCCAAGGCTAGAACCTCAG GAGAACAACCAGATGTACATCAGATACGCACCAGAAACTGGAACAATATGGGAGAGTACATTTCACAGCTCTGTGCAGGCTGTAGTGCTAACTTTGAAGTTACCCACCTTATTGATAGCCTAAAAAACGAAGCAGCAAA GTATGATGACTTACTTTGGGAAGCAGGGCTCTGGGACCTGACTACAaaaatttattttcttcatgaGATATTTTGGTGTTATGACAAGGCTCCGGGTCTAAAAGCAGATCTCAATGAAAGGCTTCCCCTTGGACTTCAGAGCTGCATTATCAAGTTGAATGTGAGGGAAAAAGCAAATAATGAACTGTCAGGTGTTACACCACCGATTATGAATGAATGGAGTCTGTATAAATCATTGCACTTCTTGAGGGTTTTCCTATTTGCCCATCAGGCTGACATTTTGGAGAAATACAGTGGCCCAAAG GGTGACATTCAAGATAGAAAATCTGCGGAAAGATTTGTGCTCGAACATAAAAGTGATTACATGGTGAGAATCATCGAAGAAATTCGGGATTTAAAATGGATTAAGACATCACCATATTTACGAA GTAGGCACAACTACATGATTGAGCGTCACCACCCTCAAGAGATGTGA
- the LOC127332172 gene encoding uncharacterized protein isoform X2: MAPKPAGKQPLPDDHRLVRMMPAKLSGHPEIEKQAVRLIVEDETIGGSGGAYRAKLLYGDRHPENCVALCRKRSRAFEVFEVLNACSHPNIAKPIGVWENEAKKLGYIVFQNFDGALSSVPTQVIFEVENLLEPKPAMHGFSEKGFNILWDLMSAVNYVNDHYQQEPSQTENYLPLKSLRMEACTVFFQLKEEGDYLVLLTDFEIDTGESSQNIKGHKRRGAKAKARTSGEQPDVHQIRTRNWNNMGEYISQLCAGCSANFEVTHLIDSLKNEAAKYDDLLWEAGLWDLTTKIYFLHEIFWCYDKAPGLKADLNERLPLGLQSCIIKLNVREKANNELSGVTPPIMNEWSLYKSLHFLRVFLFAHQADILEKYSGPKGDIQDRKSAERFVLEHKSDYMVGTTT, from the exons ATGGCTCCAAAACCCGCTGGAAAACAGCCGCTTCCAGATGATCATCGTCTAGTACGGAT GATGCCTGCTAAACTTTCTGGACATCCTGAGATTGAAAAACAAGCTGTCAGACTTATAGTAGAGGATGAAACTATTGGAGGTTCAGGAGGAGCTTACCGTGCCAAGTTGCTTTATGGAGACCGGCATCCTGAAAACTGTGTTGCACTGTGTAGAAAAAGATCGCGtgcctttgaagtatttgaagttCTAAATGCATGCTCTCATCCGAATATTGCAAAACCAATTGGAGTCTGGGAAAATGAAGCTAAGAAGTTAGGCTATATTGTTTTTCAGAATTTTGATGGAGCACTCAGCTCAGTTCCAACACAGGTTATTTTTGAAGTGGAGAACCTATTAGAACCGAAGCCAGCCATGCACGGATTTTCGGAGAAAGGATTCAACATCTTGTG GGATCTCATGTCAGCTGTCAACTATGTTAATGATCATTATCAACAAGAACCATCTCAGACTGAGAATTATCTTCCTTTGAAGTCTCTGAGAATGGAAGCCTGTACTGTTTTCTTTCAACTGAAAGAGGAAGGGGACTATCTGGTGCTGCTAACTGATTTTGAGATCGACACTGGAGAAAGTAGTCAAAACATCAAGGGACATAAAAGAAGGGGGGCGAAAGCCAAGGCTAGAACCTCAG GAGAACAACCAGATGTACATCAGATACGCACCAGAAACTGGAACAATATGGGAGAGTACATTTCACAGCTCTGTGCAGGCTGTAGTGCTAACTTTGAAGTTACCCACCTTATTGATAGCCTAAAAAACGAAGCAGCAAA GTATGATGACTTACTTTGGGAAGCAGGGCTCTGGGACCTGACTACAaaaatttattttcttcatgaGATATTTTGGTGTTATGACAAGGCTCCGGGTCTAAAAGCAGATCTCAATGAAAGGCTTCCCCTTGGACTTCAGAGCTGCATTATCAAGTTGAATGTGAGGGAAAAAGCAAATAATGAACTGTCAGGTGTTACACCACCGATTATGAATGAATGGAGTCTGTATAAATCATTGCACTTCTTGAGGGTTTTCCTATTTGCCCATCAGGCTGACATTTTGGAGAAATACAGTGGCCCAAAG GGTGACATTCAAGATAGAAAATCTGCGGAAAGATTTGTGCTCGAACATAAAAGTGATTACATG GTAGGCACAACTACATGA